GGTGTGGCGGTACTTCACCGAGACCGGCGACCGGGAGCTGCTGGCCGAGGCGTACCCGGCGATCCGGGACACCGCCGAGTACGTGCTGCGGCACATCCCGGCCACCGGCCCCACCGCCGGCCTGGTCACCGACCTGTCCGGCGGCAGCGGCGCCTACCGCTACGGCATCATCGACTGGCCCGAGCCCGGCCGCTTCGGCTACGACATGGCCACCGCCGCCCGGACCACCATCAACGCCCAGAGCGTCGACGTGCTGCGGACCACCGCCCGGATGGCCGAGGCGCTCGGCCGGCCCGCCACCGAGGTGACCACGTACGACGGGCGGGCCGCCGATCTCACCGACGCGGTCAACGCCACGCTGCGCGCCGCCGACGGCAGCTACGTCGACGGGCTCTCGGCCACCGGTGAGCGCAGCGCCCATGCCGGGCAGCACGCCACGTCGTACGCCATCGCGCACGGGCTGGCCCCGCGGGCCGACCTGCCGGCGCTGGCCGACCATGTCGCCGCCATGGGCATGAAGCAGGGCCCCATGACCGCCCACTGGCTGCTGCGGGCGCTCGCCGACGCCGACCGGCCCGAGGCGGTGCTGCGGCTGCTGACCAACCCCGACGACCTGGGCTGGGCGAACATCCTCGCCCAGGGCGGCACCTTCACCTGGGAGGCCTGGACCCTCGACCCCGGCAGCAACTTCAGCCAGTCGCACGGCTGGGGCGCGCAGGCGGCGGTGGACGTGCAGGAGACCCTGCTCGGCGTGCGCACCGCCAGCCCCGGTGCCACAGTCGTCGATGTCGTGCCCCCCGCGACCGGGCTCGACCGGGCGAGCGGCGCGGTGCCCACCCAGCGCGGACCGGTCCGCCTCGACTGGCGGCGCACCGGCGCCGGCCTGCGAGTCGACCTCGACGTGCCGGTCAACGTCACCGCCCGGGTCGCACTGCCGGTCGTGCCCGGAAAGTCCTACCGGGCGGCCGGCCCGAGCAAGGCCACCTTCGTCGGCATCCAGGACGGTCGGGCCGTCTTCCAGGTCGGCTCCGGCCGGTCCAGCTTCCACCCGGTCGCCGGTCCGGCGGCCCAGCCGCGCTGACCTCCCGTTCGGGGCCGGTCGCCGGTCCGCCGTCACCACCGGAAGGATGAGGACCAGGATTGACATCCTCCACCGCCCTGAAGGGCGGGGATTCCCTCGGTCACCCGAGGGGGTTCCTGTTTCAGCGGGCCGCGCCTTCACCGCTTGCGCGGGTCGGGTCTTACCGTCCCTCCACAGGCGTTTCAGCTCTCCGCCAGCCCGGCGGCGAGAATGTTGCGGGCGGCGTTGACGTCCCGGTCGTGCACGGCATCACAGCCGGGACACGTCCAGGCGCGAACGCCGAGGGTCATCGCGGTGTTGATCCGCCCGCACGCCGAGCAGGTCTTCGTGCTCGGATGCCAGCGGTCGACGGCGATCACGGTCCGTCCGTACCAGGCGGCCTTGTACTCGATCATGCTGCGCAGTTGCGTCCACGCCGCATCGGAAATGGCGCGGGCCAGCGAGTGGTTGCGCAGCATGTTGCGCACGCTGAGGTCTTCGATCACGACCGTTTGGTTCTCGCGGACGAGTCGAGTCGACAGCTTGTGCAGGTGGTCCCGTCGCCGGTCGGCGATGCGGGCGTGGATGCGGGCCACCGCCACGCGAGCCTTGGCCCGGTTGGCGGAGTCCTTGGCCTTGCGGGCCATAGTGCGTTGCGCCTTGGCCAACTTGCGCCGGTCGGCGCGCTCGTGCCGCGGGTTGGTGATCTTCTCCCCGGTGGACAGGGTGAGCAGGCTCGTGATGCCCACGTCCACCCCGACCGCCGTGGACAGCGGCGGCAGTGCCTTGACGGTGGGGTCGTCGACCAGCAGGGACACGAACCATCGACCGGCCGCGTCGCGGGACACCGTGACCGTCGACGGTTCGGCCCCTTCGGGCAGGGGCCGCGACCACACGATGCCCAGCGGGGCGTCCATCTTGGCCAGGGTGAGTTGCCCGTGACGCCAGCGAAACCCCGAGCGGGTGTACTCCGCCGATGCCCGGGATTTGCGCTTGGCCTTGAAACGCGGGTAGCGCGACCGCTTGCCCCAGAACGCGGCGAACCCGGCTTGCAGGTGCCGCAGCGTCTGCTGCAACGGCACCGAGCTGACCTGGTTAAGGAACGCCAGCTCCTCGGTCCGCTTCCACTCGGTCAGCCACGCCGAGGACTGCACATAGGTGCTGCGCTGCCGGTCAACGGCCCACGCACGGGTGCGCGCCTCCAAGGCCAGGTTGTAGACCTTGCGCACGCACCCGAAGGTGCGGTTGAGCTGATCGGCCTGCCCTGGGGTCGGATAGAAGCGGTACTTGTATGCCCGCTTCACCACCTCACCCACGCCTCACATTCTAGCATTTGCCTATGTGAGTCTGCTCTTGAAGGGAGCAAGCGGCGTTTCCTCCCCCGCCTGAAGTACGACGTGACCCGTCAGCTCCGCGCGGGCGACAACGCCCTCGGCGCCCTGCTCGGCGACGGCTGGTACGCCGGCAGCATCGCCTGGTTCGGCACCGACAACTACGGCTCCCGGCCACACCTCAGCGCCCAGCTGCTGATCGACTACACCGACGGGCGCAGCGACACGATCGGCACCGACGGCTCGTGGCGCGCCACCGCCGGGCCCTTCCTGCAGAGCGACCTGATCCACGGCGAGACCTACGACGCGCGGCGACTGCCGGCCGGCTGGGACCGGCCCGGGTTCGACGACTCCGGCTGGTCGCCCGCCACCGTCGACGACGTCGACGCCACCGACCGGATCGTCACCCAGGTCGACCCGCCGGTGCGGGTCACGCAGGAGCTGCCGGCCAGGGCGCTGACCCAGCCCACCCCCGGCACCTGGATCTTCGACCTCGGGCAGAACATGGTGGGCAAGGTCCGGCTGAAGGTCGACGGCCCCGCCGGCGCCACGGTCCGGATCCGGCACGCCGAGGTGCTCAACCCGGACGGCACCGCCTACACCGCCAACCTGCGCACGGCCCGGGCCACCGACCACTACACCCTGCGCGGCGGCGGGGCCGAGGTCTACCAGCCGACGTTCACCTTCCACGGCTTCCGCTACGTCGAGCTGACCGGCTACCCGGGCACGCCCGACCTGTCCACCGTCACCGGCCTGGTGATGCACACCGACGGCGAGCTCACCAGCGAGTTCGAGACCTCCAACGCGATGGTCAACAAGCTGCACAGCAACATCACCTGGGGGCAGCGCGGCAACTTCCTGTCCATCCCGACCGACACCCCGGCCCGGGACGAGCGGCTCGGCTGGACCGGTGACATCAACGTCTTCGCCAACACCGCGACGTTCAACATGGACAGCCTGACGTTCCTCACCAAGTGGCTGCAGGACCTGCGGGACGCGCAGTCGCCCAACGGCGCGTACCCCGACGTCGCGCCCCGCGCCTGCTGCGGGGACGGCGCGACCGGATGGGCCGACGCCGGGATCACCGTGCCGTACGCGCTCTGGCAACGGTACGGCGACACCCGCGTGGTGCAGGAGCACTACGCGTCGATGGTGCGGTACGCGACCTGGCTGGAGAGCACCAGCTCGGGTCACCTGCGTACCAACGCCGGCCCGTACCTCGACTGGCTCAACCTCGACGACCCGACGCCCGCCGGCGTCGTCGGCACCGCCTACTACGGGTACAGCATCCGTCTGCTGGCCGAGCTGGCCGGCGCCATCGGGCGCGACGCGGACGCCGCCCGCTACACGGCGCTGTCCCAAGGACATCGCGCAGGCGTTCGTCGACACGTACGTCTCCGCCGACGGCACAGTGCAGGGCGACAGCCAGACCGGGTACGTGCTGGCCATCGGCATGGACCTGCTGCCCGAGGCGTTGCGGGCCAGGGCCGCCGACCGGCTGGTCGACAACGTACGGCGGCACGACTGGCACCTCTCCACCGGCTTCCTCGGCACCCCGGACCTGCTGCCGGCGCTGAGCGACACCGGGCACCTGGACGTCGCCTACCGGCTGCTGCTCAACGACACCTACCCGTCGTGGGGCTACGAGATCGCCAAGGGCGCGACCACGATCTGGGAGCGCTGGAACTCGATCATGCCGGACGGCAGCTTCGGCGACGTGGGGATGAACTCCTTCAACCACTACGCCTACGGGGCGGTGGGCGACTGGATGTACCGGACCGTGGCCGGCATCCAACCCGACAACGGCAACCCCGGGTACGCGCACCTCACCTTCGCCCCGCAGCCGGGTGGTGACCTCACCTCGGCCAGGGCGTCGTACCGCTCGGCGTACGGCACGATCGGCAGCGACTGGGATCTCGACGCGCGCGGGGACATGCGGCTGCGGCTCACCGTGCCGGCGAACACCACGGCGACCGTACGCCTGCCCGCACCGGGGCGGAACGCGGTCACCGAGGGCGGCCGGCCGGCGGAGCAGGCCGACGGCGTGCGGTTCGTCCGGATGGACGGCACGGTCGCCGTCTACGAGATCGGCTCCGGTTCGTACTCCTTCGCCGTCGACCGCGTGCTCGGCGACCTGGGCGACACCGGCGACACGGTACGGGAGCTGGTGACGCTCACCGACCAGCTCGCCGGGAAGCTGGGCCGACCGGTGACCGAGTATCTGCGCGGCCGGTTCAGCCGACTCGCCGCGGAGACGACGGCGGCGCGGACGGCGTACCTGGCGGGCAACTCCCGTTCCGCCGCCGGTGACGTGCACCGGGCACTCGCGAGCGCCGCCGACACCGCCCGGTGGCTGCGGACCCAGGTCGCCGCGGGTCGCCTCGACCAGGCTGACGCGGACCGGTTCACCGTGCTGCTCACCCGGGTCGACCAGCGGCTCTCCGCGGCATCGTCGACCCTGGTCGGCGCCGTGGTGAAACTCGACCTGCCGGTGGGGGAGCGGTTGCCCGGCGCGGTCGTACGCGCCACCGTCACGGTGACCAACGGTGGACAGGACCCGTTGACCGGAGTGACCTCCGACCTGCGGGCGCCCGACGGTTGGACGGTGACCCCGGTGGGCAAGCGGGCCAGCACCGTCGCACCGGGGCGTACCGTCCGCCACGGCTACGACCTGCGGATCCCCGCCGGTCAGTCGCCGGTGAGCGGGGCCGTCGACGGCTCGGCCAGCTACCGCCACCGGGGTGGCAGCGCGACACTGCCCGTCGCGGGAACGGTCGCCGTCGCGCCGGCGGTGCAGATCGTGTCGGCCGCCCCGGTCCCGGCCGACGTCACCCCCGGTGGCGCGACGACCGTCGGCACGGTGCTGCGTAACCGGGCCGGCGTGCGGGTGACGGGGCGGTTGACCGTCACCGCGCCGGACGGTTGGCGGGTGGCGCCGGCCACCACCGGGTACGACCTCGCCGCCGGCGCGGAAACCACCGTGTCGACGGTGCTCACCGCACCGGTGTCGGTGACGCAGGGGCCGGTGGAGGTCACGGTGGCCACCGGCGACACGGCGGCCGAACGGCGCGCGGTCGCGATCCCTGTGCGGTTCGACAACCCACCCCGGGGGGCGTACGACCACGTCGACCTCGGTGACGCGGCGTCCGAGCAGGCCCACCGCCTGGCGGCCTCGACCTATTCGGCCACCAGCACCGAGGCCGGTCTGACCCGGAGGTACACCGACACGACCCGCCCCGGCGGCTGGTTCGAGTTCGACCTCGCGGTCGAGCCCGGCGAGCCGTTCGTGCTGCACTCGATCGAGACGTACGACGGGCCGCAGTTGAAGGACTACGAGGTGGTAGTGGACGGGGTGGTGGCCCACACCCGTTCATGGCGGCGCACGGCGGGCGGGGCCGGCACGGTCAGCTACCAGTTCGTGGTCGACCTGCCGGACGCGACCGGCGACGGTGTGGTGCGGGTGCGGTTCCGGGACACGGGTGACGGCTACGACCCGTCGATCGCCGACGTCTGGGCCACGCCGGTCCCGGCGGCCTGAGGCACCCGCGTCGACGAGGAGCCGGGCGGCACATCGCCCGGCTCCTTGCTCGTGGGGCGGGCACCGGGCGTTCCGGTCGACCGGCGGGCCGCCGGTCAGCGCCGGGCGCGGCGGGGATGGTCGCTGGAGCGGCGGACGACCAGCTCCGGCTGGAAGACCACGTGCCTGTGCCGGTGCGTGTCGCCTGGTTCGGCCTCCTCCAGCAGCAGCTGCGCGGCGGTGCGGCCGAGCTGGTCGCGGGGCTGGCGTACCGATGACAGCGGCACCGCCGCGGCGTCGGCGAACTCGATGTCGTCGTAGCCGACGATGGCAACGTCGGCCGGCACCCGCAGGCCGCGCGCGGTCAACTCCTGGAGCACGCCGAGCGCGATCAGGTCGTTGGCGCAGAAGACGGCGGTGGGGCGCTGCCGGGCCGGCAGCGTCAGCAACTCCTCGGCGGCGCGCCGGCCGGCGGCGACTGTCAGACTGCTGGTCACCGCCACCCGGAGTTCGGCGCCGTTGCCGCGTTCCTCCAGCGCCGCGGCGGCACCGGCGTGCCGATCGGCGACCTGGGCGAGCGAGAGCGGGCCGCCGAGGTAGGCGATGCGGTGGTGGCCCTGGTCCAGCAGGTGGTCCATGGCGAGCCGGCCGCCGAGGACATCGTCGACCGCCACCGAGCAACGGTTCGCCCGGCCCGTGCCCCGGTCCACCAGCACCACCGGGATGCCCCGGTCGATGAGCTTGTCCAGGTTGGGCTGCGGTCCGTGGCCGACCGGGGTGATGAGGACGCCACGGACCCGCTGCTCCTCCAGCAACTCGAGGTGGCGGCGCTCGCGGGCGCTGTCCTCGCCGCTGTTGCAGACGACGAGCATGGCGCCGGCTTCCTCGACCACCTGTTCGGCGCCGCGCACGACGTCGGTGAAGAACGGGTTGGCCACGTCCAGGACGACGATGGCGACGGTGCGGCTGTGCCCGGCGCGCAGTTGGCGCGCCGAGTCGTTGCGGACGTAGCCGAGGGTGCTGATGGCGTCGAGCACCCGCTGGCGGGTGGCGGGGGCGACCGTGTCGGGCCGGTTGAGCACGTTGCTCACCGTGCCGAGGGAGACGCCGGCGTGCCGGGCAACCTCCTTGATGTTCGCCGTTGCCATGACTCCCTCGACGTTCCGTGCGGTGGTCGCGGCCCCGAGCCCGGCGGGTCGCGGTCGCGGTGATCCCCGGAAAGGCCGTCGCGGGGGACGGCCGGACCGGGTAGCTCCGGCAGTGTATAGCGGCTAAAACGTTTCATCCAGCCGGCCAGTGCCCCCGCGCGTCGCGTCGCCGACCGGCAGCGCGCGTCCGATGGGGCGCGGAGCCCGCATCCGCAACCCGGAGGAAATCATGGCGAAACCCTTGACGCTCACGAATGCCTCCCCCTACGGTCCATGCACGACTCGTGAAACGATTCAGGAGGGGATCGGATGACCGCCGACCCACCAGGTACGGACGGCGCTCCGCTGCTGGTACTCGACGGCGTGACGAAGTCCTTCGGGGCCGTCGCCGCGCTGCGTGGGGTGCACCTGGCGCTGCACGCCGGCGAGGCCCACGCCCTGGTCGGCGAGAACGGGGCGGGCAAGTCCACCCTGGTGAAGATCCTGGCCGGCGCGCACCCGCCGGACGCCGGCGAGATGACCCTGGACGGGCGACCACTGCGGGTGCGCGGTCCCGCCGACGCCCGGGCCGCCGGCATCGCGGTCATCTACCAGGAGCCGACACTCTTTCCGGATCTGTCCGTGGCGGAGAACATCTTCATGGGCCGCCAGCCGCTTCGCGGCCTGCGCCGCATCGACAGCGCGGCGATGCACCGCGATGCCGAGCGGCTGTTCCAGCGGCTCGGCGTCCGGATCGACCCGACCCGCCCCGCCCGGGGGCTCTCCATCGCCGACCAGCAGCTCGTCGAGATCGCCAAGGCGATCTCCTTCGACGCCCGCGTCCTGGTCATGGACGAGCCCACCGCCGCGCTCTCCGGTGTGGAGGTCGAGCGGCTCTTCGCGGTCGCCCGATCGCTGTGCGAACGCGGTGCGGCGGTGCTGTTCATCTCGCACCGGTTCGACGAGGTGTTCGACCTCTGCCACCGCGTCACAGTGCTGCGCGACGGCGCCTGGGTCTCCACTGATCGAGCCGCCGACCTCACCGTCAACGAGGTGGTGCGGCGCATGGTGGGCCGGGACGTCTCGTCGCTCTACCCCAAGCAGGCCGCCGAGCTGCGCGACACACTGCTCGAGGTCCGTGGGCTGACCCGGTCCGGCGTCTTCACCGACGTCTCGTTCTCGGTCCGGGGAGGGGAGATCGTCGCGC
Above is a window of Micromonospora coriariae DNA encoding:
- a CDS encoding RNA-guided endonuclease InsQ/TnpB family protein, whose translation is MGEVVKRAYKYRFYPTPGQADQLNRTFGCVRKVYNLALEARTRAWAVDRQRSTYVQSSAWLTEWKRTEELAFLNQVSSVPLQQTLRHLQAGFAAFWGKRSRYPRFKAKRKSRASAEYTRSGFRWRHGQLTLAKMDAPLGIVWSRPLPEGAEPSTVTVSRDAAGRWFVSLLVDDPTVKALPPLSTAVGVDVGITSLLTLSTGEKITNPRHERADRRKLAKAQRTMARKAKDSANRAKARVAVARIHARIADRRRDHLHKLSTRLVRENQTVVIEDLSVRNMLRNHSLARAISDAAWTQLRSMIEYKAAWYGRTVIAVDRWHPSTKTCSACGRINTAMTLGVRAWTCPGCDAVHDRDVNAARNILAAGLAES
- a CDS encoding alpha-L-rhamnosidase-related protein; protein product: MQGDSQTGYVLAIGMDLLPEALRARAADRLVDNVRRHDWHLSTGFLGTPDLLPALSDTGHLDVAYRLLLNDTYPSWGYEIAKGATTIWERWNSIMPDGSFGDVGMNSFNHYAYGAVGDWMYRTVAGIQPDNGNPGYAHLTFAPQPGGDLTSARASYRSAYGTIGSDWDLDARGDMRLRLTVPANTTATVRLPAPGRNAVTEGGRPAEQADGVRFVRMDGTVAVYEIGSGSYSFAVDRVLGDLGDTGDTVRELVTLTDQLAGKLGRPVTEYLRGRFSRLAAETTAARTAYLAGNSRSAAGDVHRALASAADTARWLRTQVAAGRLDQADADRFTVLLTRVDQRLSAASSTLVGAVVKLDLPVGERLPGAVVRATVTVTNGGQDPLTGVTSDLRAPDGWTVTPVGKRASTVAPGRTVRHGYDLRIPAGQSPVSGAVDGSASYRHRGGSATLPVAGTVAVAPAVQIVSAAPVPADVTPGGATTVGTVLRNRAGVRVTGRLTVTAPDGWRVAPATTGYDLAAGAETTVSTVLTAPVSVTQGPVEVTVATGDTAAERRAVAIPVRFDNPPRGAYDHVDLGDAASEQAHRLAASTYSATSTEAGLTRRYTDTTRPGGWFEFDLAVEPGEPFVLHSIETYDGPQLKDYEVVVDGVVAHTRSWRRTAGGAGTVSYQFVVDLPDATGDGVVRVRFRDTGDGYDPSIADVWATPVPAA
- a CDS encoding sugar ABC transporter ATP-binding protein, whose protein sequence is MTADPPGTDGAPLLVLDGVTKSFGAVAALRGVHLALHAGEAHALVGENGAGKSTLVKILAGAHPPDAGEMTLDGRPLRVRGPADARAAGIAVIYQEPTLFPDLSVAENIFMGRQPLRGLRRIDSAAMHRDAERLFQRLGVRIDPTRPARGLSIADQQLVEIAKAISFDARVLVMDEPTAALSGVEVERLFAVARSLCERGAAVLFISHRFDEVFDLCHRVTVLRDGAWVSTDRAADLTVNEVVRRMVGRDVSSLYPKQAAELRDTLLEVRGLTRSGVFTDVSFSVRGGEIVALAGLVGAGRSEVARAVFGIDRYDAGEVLVAGRGVPAGTPGRAIAAGMALVPEDRRQQGLVMELSVERNATLARRRALSRLGLLLGGAERAEARSWTRRLQVKAARLNAPVATLSGGNQQKVVLAKWLATEPRILIIDEPTRGIDVGTKSEVHRLLSELAGEGLAILMISSELPEVLGMADRVLVMHEGRLVRELSRAEADETSIMFAATGQGVPA
- a CDS encoding LacI family DNA-binding transcriptional regulator gives rise to the protein MATANIKEVARHAGVSLGTVSNVLNRPDTVAPATRQRVLDAISTLGYVRNDSARQLRAGHSRTVAIVVLDVANPFFTDVVRGAEQVVEEAGAMLVVCNSGEDSARERRHLELLEEQRVRGVLITPVGHGPQPNLDKLIDRGIPVVLVDRGTGRANRCSVAVDDVLGGRLAMDHLLDQGHHRIAYLGGPLSLAQVADRHAGAAAALEERGNGAELRVAVTSSLTVAAGRRAAEELLTLPARQRPTAVFCANDLIALGVLQELTARGLRVPADVAIVGYDDIEFADAAAVPLSSVRQPRDQLGRTAAQLLLEEAEPGDTHRHRHVVFQPELVVRRSSDHPRRARR